The genomic window CGGATGGCTGATCTTCCGTGAGCGGGCCGACCTGGCGCAGGACCTCGTCTTCACCGAGAACTACCTGGGCAAGACCGACGAGACCTTCACGCTGAACTTCTCCACCGGGTCGGCCATGCTCCTGGCCCAGTACTACAACCTCGTGCGGTACGGCCGCGCCGGGTACCGGTACGTCATGACGAACATGCAGACGAATGCGCAGGCGCTGGCCGAGCAGCTGAAGGCGATGGGACGGTTCGAGATCATCGGTGAGGACGAGGAGCAGCTGCCGCTGGTCGCGTTCCGCCTTGCCGGGGATCCCGGCTACGACGAGTTCGACATCGCCTGGCAGCTGTCGGCCGAGCGCGGCTGGATGGTTCCGGCCTACACCCTGCCGCCCGACGCACACGAGGTGACGATCATGCGAGCCCTCGTCAAGGAGACGATGAGTCGCGAGCACGTCGACACGCTCGCCCGTGACATCGACCAGGCGTGCGGCACGCTGGACAAGAAGGGCAGCGCCCACGCGTCCGAGCGCCGGAAGGTCGTGACCGGTCCTGGTCACTGACGTGCCTCGACGCGGTACCTCGCGCGGCCCGGGCCTCGACGCGGCCGGAGACGTGCCTTGATGCGGCCGGGCCACACCGCTTGGTGTGCCCGGCCGCGCCACGGTCAGGCGCGTACCCGCCCGGCGGACTCGCGGCCCTGAGTCGTCAGGGCCCAGATGACTGCCACGTCGAGGGCGATGATGACGATCCCCCACAACGGGTAGTACGGCAGCCACATGAAGGCCGCGATCGCACTGAGGCCGGCGATGAACACGCCGACGGAGCGGGCCACGACATTCCCGGTGAAGATACCTATGCCCGACAGCAGCAGCACCACACCCAGGACGAGGTGGATCCATCCCCATGTCGTCACGTCGAACTTGAAGATCCAGTCGTTCGTCACGACGTAGAGCTCGTCACTGGCAACCGCCACGATGCCGGCGATGATCTGGAAGATCCCGGTGAGGGCGAGGATCGTCCCGGCGAAAACCGTCCATCCGGTGGCCCAGGCACTCGGTTGATCCCCGGACGTGCGACTGTCCCGGGTTGGTTGCGTCATGTCGCCCGTGTCCTGCATGGCTACCCCCAGATCTCGTGGTCACCCGTGATGAGTGACCCATTCACGGTAGGAGGAGACCCGCGTCGAGGG from Janibacter cremeus includes these protein-coding regions:
- a CDS encoding DUF7144 family membrane protein, yielding MTQPTRDSRTSGDQPSAWATGWTVFAGTILALTGIFQIIAGIVAVASDELYVVTNDWIFKFDVTTWGWIHLVLGVVLLLSGIGIFTGNVVARSVGVFIAGLSAIAAFMWLPYYPLWGIVIIALDVAVIWALTTQGRESAGRVRA